In the genome of Mytilus edulis chromosome 3, xbMytEdul2.2, whole genome shotgun sequence, one region contains:
- the LOC139514277 gene encoding denticleless protein homolog isoform X2 has translation MIFLPAGYSPHLFSQLLEQYESSVYDEYGIEGEEEGSSVPPLACEFSKEKSSSHILGLVDENGYVVIYNTNKYGQEAIVKDWRAHSNAIFDLAWMGGDSKLLSAAGDQTVVLWDVPTAKKLNSFQGHTSSVRSVNFKTNDPAVFATGSRDGHVMIWDIRCNKKGLYTSPVQVIKNAHSVPHILKAKKKSKLGPSRDSQQSVTIVVYQTDMTLLSAGAVDGCVKMWDLRKNYSSSIPDPMAKHTFNYSGVNKRSHGYSSLVLDSSCTQLFASCTDDIVYQYNLLSLDPKPVAHFKGHQNKSFYVKAAISPDDQFLLSGSSNEMAYIWKIDKPNESPVVLKGHNAEVTDVSWNCNDFTKLATLSDDNTMRIWRLNRRLEPRLPREVTGYSERTHREIGISASQHVEITPNKIPCTPKTVSPSILHFLSKSAQKATCDKIDKLDNKSNVTESTKSIDNSCDNIISQSTSKSVLVTCNEESMTRVSCKRKLVCDDEEDDNPRKRHNIGDQDFVLSSPNKPSTSTTNVMRSPWKCDDNPQKWLQTSKMASPIGSPRKRCSVLLEKSTTDNSPSKLSLAATPKSVPSHVKTKLFNSSPTVNLPNLVEEGTVRDINVNFKKCDKENSPKKSKMDWLTKKRLEKESESPNLRKDLGSPRLRKTKSISQDTSAFKKDLNSPKVNKKSKLKEDTTLSSPCRIRGNNSQEEDDDTAEKLKETPPKGMKSLKHYFSVK, from the exons atgatatttttaccCGCAGGCTACTCTCcacatttattttcacaactattGGAGCAGTATGAATCATCTGTGTATGATGAGTATGGTATAGAAGGTGAAGAAGAAGGG TCATCTGTACCACCATTGGCATGTGAATTTTCTAAAG AAAAGTCTTCTTCACACATCCTTGGTCTAGTTGATGAGAATGGTTATGTGGTCATCTACAACACAAACAAATATGGACAGGAAGCTATTGTCAAAG ATTGGAGAGCTCACAGTAATGCTATATTTGACCTGGCATGGATGGGTGGAGATAGCAAGCTTTTATCAGCAGCAGGAGACCAGACTGTTGTATTATGGGATGTTCCAACTGCCAAAAAGCTAAACAGTTTTCAAGGTCATACAAGCAgtgttagatctgttaatttcAAAACTAATGATCCAG CTGTTTTTGCTACAGGATCTAGAGATGGACATGTGATGATATGGGATATAAGATGTAACAAGAAAG gATTGTATACCTCCCCTGTACAAGTCATCAAAAATGCACATTCTGTTCCACATATACTGAAAGccaaaaagaaatcaaaactGGGCCCATCAAGG GATAGCCAACAAAGTGTGACTATAGTAGTATACCAAACAGACATGACTTTATTATCTGCAGGAGCTGTTGATGg GTGTGTCAAAATGTGGGATTTAAGAAAAAATTACAGCTCCAGTATACCAGATCCAATGGCCAAGCACACATTTAATTACAGTGGAGTAAATAAACGATCACATG GATACTCCAGTCTGGTATTAGATTCCAGTTGTACCCAGTTATTTGCAAGTTGTACAGATGATATAGTATACCAGTATAACCTTCTCTCTCTAGATCCTAAACCAG tgGCACATTTTAAAGGACACCAGAACAAGTCATTTTATGTAAAAGCAGCAATAAGCCCAGATGACCAGTTCTTACTTAGTGGATCCAGTAATGAAATGGCCTATATTTGGAAG ATTGACAAACCAAATGAAAGTCCTGTTGTTCTAAAAGGTCACAATGCTGAAGTAACAGACGTTTCATGGAATTGCAATGATTTCACTAAG CTTGCAACTTTGTCAGACGACAATACAATGAGAATATGGAGACTGAACAGACGATTGGAACCAAGGTTACCAAGGGAAGTAACTGGATATTCTGAAAGAACTCACAGAGAAATAG GTATATCTGCAAGCCAACATGTGGAAATAACACCAAATAAAATACCATGTACCCCTAAGACTGTATCTCCATCAATACTTCATTTCCTGAGCAAAAGTGCTCAAAAAGCAACCTGTGATAAGATTGACAAGCTAGATAACAAATCTAATGTGACAGAAAGTACTAAAAGCATAGATAACTCATGTGATAACATTATTTCACAAAGTACATCAAAGTCTGTGTTGGTTACGTGTAACGAGGAATCTATGACAAGAGTCAGCTGCAAAAGAAAATTAGTGTGTGACGATGAAGAGGATGACAATCCAAGAAAAAGACACAATATTGGAGATCAAGACTTTGTTTTGTCTAGTCCAAATAAACCGTCAACATCTACTACTAATGTAATGAGAAGTCCTTGGAAATGTGATGATAATCCACAAAAATGGTTACAAACGAGTAAAATGGCATCCCCTATTGGAAGCCCACGAAAGAGATGTTCCGTTTTACTAGAAAAATCAACAACTGACAATTCTCCATCAAAATTATCGCTAGCTGCTACGCCTAAGTCAGTACCTTCACAtgttaaaacaaaactatttaactcTTCACCAACAGTCAATCTTCCAAATTTGGTTGAAGAGGGAACAGTCAGAGATATTAATGTCAATTTCAAAAAATGTGATAAAGAGAACAGTCCCAAAAAATCTAAAATGGACTGGTTAACAAAAAAACGTTTAGAGAAGGAATCGGAGTCTCCGAACTTAAGGAAAGATTTGGGTTCTCCCAGGCTACGTAAAACTAAAAGTATTTCTCAGGACACAAGTGCCTTCAAAAAGGATTTAAATTCCCCTAAAGTTAATAAGAAAAGTAAATTAAAGGAGGACACGACATTGAGTTCACCTTGTCGGATTAGAGGAAATAATTCACAGGAAGAAGACGATGATACTGCTGAGAAACTGAAAGAG
- the LOC139514277 gene encoding denticleless protein homolog isoform X1 has translation MLLKHLETSRKLGIKCYSPHLFSQLLEQYESSVYDEYGIEGEEEGSSVPPLACEFSKEKSSSHILGLVDENGYVVIYNTNKYGQEAIVKDWRAHSNAIFDLAWMGGDSKLLSAAGDQTVVLWDVPTAKKLNSFQGHTSSVRSVNFKTNDPAVFATGSRDGHVMIWDIRCNKKGLYTSPVQVIKNAHSVPHILKAKKKSKLGPSRDSQQSVTIVVYQTDMTLLSAGAVDGCVKMWDLRKNYSSSIPDPMAKHTFNYSGVNKRSHGYSSLVLDSSCTQLFASCTDDIVYQYNLLSLDPKPVAHFKGHQNKSFYVKAAISPDDQFLLSGSSNEMAYIWKIDKPNESPVVLKGHNAEVTDVSWNCNDFTKLATLSDDNTMRIWRLNRRLEPRLPREVTGYSERTHREIGISASQHVEITPNKIPCTPKTVSPSILHFLSKSAQKATCDKIDKLDNKSNVTESTKSIDNSCDNIISQSTSKSVLVTCNEESMTRVSCKRKLVCDDEEDDNPRKRHNIGDQDFVLSSPNKPSTSTTNVMRSPWKCDDNPQKWLQTSKMASPIGSPRKRCSVLLEKSTTDNSPSKLSLAATPKSVPSHVKTKLFNSSPTVNLPNLVEEGTVRDINVNFKKCDKENSPKKSKMDWLTKKRLEKESESPNLRKDLGSPRLRKTKSISQDTSAFKKDLNSPKVNKKSKLKEDTTLSSPCRIRGNNSQEEDDDTAEKLKETPPKGMKSLKHYFSVK, from the exons GCTACTCTCcacatttattttcacaactattGGAGCAGTATGAATCATCTGTGTATGATGAGTATGGTATAGAAGGTGAAGAAGAAGGG TCATCTGTACCACCATTGGCATGTGAATTTTCTAAAG AAAAGTCTTCTTCACACATCCTTGGTCTAGTTGATGAGAATGGTTATGTGGTCATCTACAACACAAACAAATATGGACAGGAAGCTATTGTCAAAG ATTGGAGAGCTCACAGTAATGCTATATTTGACCTGGCATGGATGGGTGGAGATAGCAAGCTTTTATCAGCAGCAGGAGACCAGACTGTTGTATTATGGGATGTTCCAACTGCCAAAAAGCTAAACAGTTTTCAAGGTCATACAAGCAgtgttagatctgttaatttcAAAACTAATGATCCAG CTGTTTTTGCTACAGGATCTAGAGATGGACATGTGATGATATGGGATATAAGATGTAACAAGAAAG gATTGTATACCTCCCCTGTACAAGTCATCAAAAATGCACATTCTGTTCCACATATACTGAAAGccaaaaagaaatcaaaactGGGCCCATCAAGG GATAGCCAACAAAGTGTGACTATAGTAGTATACCAAACAGACATGACTTTATTATCTGCAGGAGCTGTTGATGg GTGTGTCAAAATGTGGGATTTAAGAAAAAATTACAGCTCCAGTATACCAGATCCAATGGCCAAGCACACATTTAATTACAGTGGAGTAAATAAACGATCACATG GATACTCCAGTCTGGTATTAGATTCCAGTTGTACCCAGTTATTTGCAAGTTGTACAGATGATATAGTATACCAGTATAACCTTCTCTCTCTAGATCCTAAACCAG tgGCACATTTTAAAGGACACCAGAACAAGTCATTTTATGTAAAAGCAGCAATAAGCCCAGATGACCAGTTCTTACTTAGTGGATCCAGTAATGAAATGGCCTATATTTGGAAG ATTGACAAACCAAATGAAAGTCCTGTTGTTCTAAAAGGTCACAATGCTGAAGTAACAGACGTTTCATGGAATTGCAATGATTTCACTAAG CTTGCAACTTTGTCAGACGACAATACAATGAGAATATGGAGACTGAACAGACGATTGGAACCAAGGTTACCAAGGGAAGTAACTGGATATTCTGAAAGAACTCACAGAGAAATAG GTATATCTGCAAGCCAACATGTGGAAATAACACCAAATAAAATACCATGTACCCCTAAGACTGTATCTCCATCAATACTTCATTTCCTGAGCAAAAGTGCTCAAAAAGCAACCTGTGATAAGATTGACAAGCTAGATAACAAATCTAATGTGACAGAAAGTACTAAAAGCATAGATAACTCATGTGATAACATTATTTCACAAAGTACATCAAAGTCTGTGTTGGTTACGTGTAACGAGGAATCTATGACAAGAGTCAGCTGCAAAAGAAAATTAGTGTGTGACGATGAAGAGGATGACAATCCAAGAAAAAGACACAATATTGGAGATCAAGACTTTGTTTTGTCTAGTCCAAATAAACCGTCAACATCTACTACTAATGTAATGAGAAGTCCTTGGAAATGTGATGATAATCCACAAAAATGGTTACAAACGAGTAAAATGGCATCCCCTATTGGAAGCCCACGAAAGAGATGTTCCGTTTTACTAGAAAAATCAACAACTGACAATTCTCCATCAAAATTATCGCTAGCTGCTACGCCTAAGTCAGTACCTTCACAtgttaaaacaaaactatttaactcTTCACCAACAGTCAATCTTCCAAATTTGGTTGAAGAGGGAACAGTCAGAGATATTAATGTCAATTTCAAAAAATGTGATAAAGAGAACAGTCCCAAAAAATCTAAAATGGACTGGTTAACAAAAAAACGTTTAGAGAAGGAATCGGAGTCTCCGAACTTAAGGAAAGATTTGGGTTCTCCCAGGCTACGTAAAACTAAAAGTATTTCTCAGGACACAAGTGCCTTCAAAAAGGATTTAAATTCCCCTAAAGTTAATAAGAAAAGTAAATTAAAGGAGGACACGACATTGAGTTCACCTTGTCGGATTAGAGGAAATAATTCACAGGAAGAAGACGATGATACTGCTGAGAAACTGAAAGAG